One Rhodoferax ferrireducens T118 DNA segment encodes these proteins:
- a CDS encoding HDOD domain-containing protein — protein MSPNNQDIRNRLLVARLPSMPQILLKLIELCQADEAGMAELAKLIANDAGMTAKVLSVANSAAYHRGGNKVGLLQALGVLGSDMIKTLVISESVFQTFSGFPHSGSTDLRSFWKHSLTTAVVAREIAKKMAYPHAEEAYLAGLLHDVGRLALLAAAPNEYGFNFLAQDDASLCAVEQHTLQISHADAGAWLIERWNLDSFMADSILYHHESTMRLEAAHPLIRIIHLAQLLSNHDPALPLSANAGSLCKINLDDLSLICDGAAAQVKKAAEYLGIDLSGVDDLVAPPARALAAPVADPAQQRLTEEVRNMALSAELGQSFARQKGDTQLLDVVRQNARILFNLENTIIFLMNGSGQALVGVSFAEQQQRLAEFSIAMSGGGGIAGSALQRRLVFLERDGTRQGLAEEQLMRIFDADCLVCVPIASASRCLGMMVGGVPAWRIAELKYREKFLQSFGAQAATALEAATRDRGEIDQRIASLKEDYRESSRRVVHEVNNPLSIIKNYLGVLDDKLTRQEPVADELLILNEEIDRVGNIINEFAGVAPKTQAGATEINRVVNDLVRLFRESRFLPPSVQIVARMPEQIAEINGSADILKQILVNLLKNAVEALPRGGHIEIDNKGCVQRDGRAFFELCIKDDGPGIPAEVLAKLFSPVRSSKVGQNRGIGLSIVHSLVKKLDGLISCQSTGAGTAFEILLPARNAAAQGAAALSIKALA, from the coding sequence ATGTCCCCAAATAATCAGGATATTCGCAACCGCCTGCTGGTGGCCCGGTTGCCGTCGATGCCACAGATCCTCCTCAAGTTGATCGAACTGTGTCAGGCCGACGAAGCGGGCATGGCTGAACTCGCCAAACTGATCGCCAACGATGCGGGTATGACCGCCAAGGTGCTGAGCGTTGCCAATAGCGCCGCCTACCACCGCGGCGGCAACAAAGTGGGACTGCTTCAGGCGCTGGGCGTTCTGGGCTCAGACATGATCAAGACCCTGGTCATCAGCGAGTCGGTGTTCCAGACCTTCAGTGGATTTCCGCATTCCGGCAGCACGGATCTGCGCAGCTTCTGGAAGCACTCCTTGACCACCGCCGTCGTGGCGCGCGAGATCGCAAAAAAAATGGCCTATCCGCACGCCGAAGAAGCCTATCTGGCAGGCCTGTTGCACGATGTGGGCCGTCTGGCTTTATTGGCCGCGGCACCCAACGAATACGGCTTCAATTTTCTGGCGCAGGACGACGCAAGCCTTTGTGCCGTTGAGCAGCACACACTTCAGATTTCCCATGCTGACGCCGGGGCCTGGTTGATCGAACGCTGGAACCTGGACTCGTTCATGGCCGACAGCATCCTCTACCACCACGAGTCCACGATGCGCCTTGAGGCAGCGCATCCCCTGATTCGCATCATCCATCTTGCGCAACTGCTGAGCAACCATGACCCTGCGCTGCCCCTTTCAGCCAATGCGGGCTCGCTTTGCAAGATCAACCTGGACGACCTGTCGCTCATTTGCGATGGAGCAGCAGCCCAGGTGAAAAAGGCAGCCGAATACCTGGGCATTGACCTGTCGGGCGTAGATGACCTGGTGGCGCCGCCAGCCCGCGCGCTCGCCGCGCCGGTGGCCGATCCGGCACAGCAACGCCTGACCGAGGAGGTGCGCAACATGGCGCTGAGTGCCGAGCTCGGGCAATCGTTTGCGCGCCAAAAGGGTGACACTCAATTGCTCGACGTTGTTCGGCAAAACGCGCGCATTCTCTTCAATCTCGAAAATACGATCATCTTCCTGATGAACGGAAGCGGTCAGGCCCTGGTGGGCGTGTCGTTCGCAGAGCAGCAACAACGACTGGCCGAATTCTCCATCGCGATGTCCGGCGGTGGCGGCATAGCCGGGTCTGCGCTTCAGAGGCGCCTGGTTTTTCTTGAACGCGACGGCACTCGGCAAGGCCTTGCAGAAGAGCAGTTAATGCGTATTTTTGATGCCGACTGTCTGGTTTGTGTGCCTATTGCAAGCGCCTCACGCTGCCTGGGAATGATGGTGGGCGGCGTTCCCGCATGGCGAATCGCCGAATTGAAGTACCGCGAGAAGTTTTTGCAGTCCTTTGGCGCCCAGGCGGCCACAGCGCTCGAGGCGGCGACCCGGGACCGAGGTGAAATCGATCAGCGTATCGCCAGTTTGAAGGAAGATTATCGCGAAAGCTCCCGCAGAGTGGTGCATGAGGTCAACAACCCGCTGTCGATCATCAAGAACTACCTTGGCGTACTGGACGACAAATTGACGCGCCAGGAACCGGTGGCGGACGAGTTGCTGATTCTCAATGAAGAGATTGACCGGGTTGGCAACATCATCAACGAATTTGCCGGGGTCGCTCCGAAAACTCAGGCCGGCGCAACTGAAATCAACCGAGTCGTCAACGATCTGGTGCGCCTGTTTCGTGAAAGCAGATTCCTGCCACCTTCGGTGCAGATCGTGGCTCGGATGCCGGAGCAAATCGCCGAGATCAATGGCTCGGCTGACATTCTCAAGCAGATTCTGGTGAACTTGCTCAAGAATGCCGTTGAGGCGCTGCCCAGGGGCGGCCATATCGAGATCGACAACAAGGGCTGCGTCCAACGCGACGGACGCGCATTTTTCGAGTTGTGCATCAAGGACGATGGACCCGGCATTCCAGCCGAGGTACTGGCCAAGCTGTTTTCCCCGGTTCGCAGTTCCAAGGTGGGCCAGAACCGTGGCATCGGTTTGAGTATTGTTCACAGCCTGGTCAAAAAGCTCGACGGCCTGATCAGTTGCCAAAGCACCGGGGCGGGTACGGCTTTTGAAATTCTCCTGCCAGCCCGCAATGCCGCGGCTCAGGGCGCTGCTGCGTTGTCCATCAAGGCGTTGGCATGA
- a CDS encoding EAL domain-containing response regulator, whose protein sequence is MRAEVDVIAGGEWTPSAVSFASHGWSAPAPAQLPAQVLLVDDEPRMLSSLGELLKDRGFVLTSAANGGEAIRYLGQQPFDLVILDLRLPDISGHDIMDFMNSQQADANIIVTSGDRGIDAAIGALKRGAYDYLRKPYSPEELRKTVDNALKQRRLQAENRHIAWQLESSERKYRYLVDSSPDIIYTLDHEGRFTFVNDRVQQLLGFSREELIGEHYSVLIQEDDVLRANYVFNEGRGDYRLSRNVELRLKSRHAKGEVRTFTHELMTISFNASDTSQEPDSTQQELFGTYGVARDITDRKRADELITYQAYHDILTDLPNRVLFKDRLGLAVLQAKRNDASLALMFIDLDRFKLVNDTLGHVIGDKLLQQAAIRLKACLRSGDTLARLGGDEFTAVLPELSDRQDAVLIAEKFLECLRQPFQLAGQSVHISASIGIAIYPGDGESTDELIRNSDIAMYHMKAEGKNGHSFFDRSMLDASCQKIELEHSLRLALERGELEMYYQPQVDVRTQKIVGAEALMRWNHPERGFLGAGDFLPFAEENGLIIPITDWMLEAICLDLLDWNAAGGEPVRLSLNLSPQYLDRGDFFDKLKNALTLHHINASQIEVEVTENICIHNPQTAIEQLNKLCQLGVSVAIDDFGTGYSSLSYLHRFPIHTIKIDRSFVMKIQNDNSQCPVVLAIISIAKGLSLNLVAEGVETQVQERYLERSGCNTMQGYLYHKPLSQKKMLALLRVA, encoded by the coding sequence ATGAGGGCTGAAGTCGATGTCATCGCGGGTGGCGAATGGACGCCATCAGCGGTCAGTTTCGCAAGCCACGGATGGTCAGCACCCGCCCCTGCACAATTGCCTGCGCAGGTGCTGCTGGTTGACGACGAACCGAGAATGCTCAGCAGCCTGGGCGAACTGCTCAAGGATCGGGGCTTTGTCCTGACCAGCGCAGCCAACGGCGGTGAAGCGATCCGGTATCTCGGCCAACAACCCTTTGACTTGGTGATTCTGGACCTGCGCCTGCCCGATATCAGCGGCCACGACATCATGGATTTCATGAACTCCCAGCAAGCCGATGCCAACATCATTGTGACCAGCGGCGACCGCGGAATTGACGCAGCAATTGGTGCGCTCAAACGAGGCGCCTACGATTACCTGCGCAAGCCCTACAGCCCGGAAGAACTGCGCAAGACGGTGGACAACGCCTTGAAGCAACGCCGCTTGCAGGCCGAAAATCGGCATATCGCCTGGCAACTTGAAAGCTCCGAAAGAAAATACCGTTATCTGGTCGACAGTTCGCCCGACATCATCTACACGCTTGATCATGAAGGCCGCTTTACCTTTGTCAACGACCGGGTGCAGCAGTTGTTGGGTTTCAGCCGCGAGGAGCTGATTGGCGAGCACTATTCTGTGCTCATTCAAGAAGACGATGTACTGCGCGCAAATTATGTTTTCAACGAGGGACGAGGCGACTATCGCCTGTCTCGCAACGTCGAGCTGCGGCTCAAGTCCCGCCATGCCAAAGGTGAAGTGCGCACCTTCACCCATGAATTGATGACGATTTCGTTCAACGCCAGCGACACGTCACAAGAACCTGATTCGACCCAGCAAGAACTGTTTGGCACCTACGGCGTAGCCCGTGACATTACCGATCGCAAGCGGGCTGACGAACTGATTACCTATCAGGCCTACCACGACATCCTGACGGATCTGCCCAACCGGGTGCTGTTCAAAGACCGCTTGGGCCTGGCGGTGCTGCAGGCCAAGCGAAATGACGCCAGTCTGGCCCTGATGTTTATCGATCTTGATCGCTTCAAGCTGGTTAACGACACACTGGGTCACGTCATAGGCGACAAGTTGCTGCAACAAGCGGCCATTCGCCTCAAAGCCTGCCTGCGCAGTGGCGACACACTGGCGCGGCTGGGGGGGGATGAGTTTACGGCGGTCTTGCCAGAGTTGAGTGATCGACAAGACGCTGTGCTGATCGCAGAAAAGTTTCTGGAATGTCTGCGCCAGCCGTTCCAGCTCGCCGGACAGTCGGTCCACATCTCCGCCAGCATCGGTATCGCCATTTATCCTGGCGACGGTGAATCGACCGATGAACTGATCAGAAACTCCGATATCGCGATGTACCACATGAAGGCCGAGGGCAAGAACGGCCACTCGTTTTTCGACCGTTCAATGCTGGATGCGTCCTGCCAGAAGATTGAGCTAGAACACAGTCTGCGACTGGCACTGGAACGGGGCGAGCTGGAGATGTACTACCAGCCCCAAGTGGATGTCAGGACACAAAAAATTGTGGGGGCCGAGGCGCTGATGCGCTGGAACCATCCTGAACGCGGATTCCTGGGTGCCGGCGATTTCTTGCCGTTTGCCGAGGAAAATGGTTTGATTATTCCCATCACCGACTGGATGCTGGAGGCCATCTGCCTCGACCTGCTGGACTGGAATGCGGCCGGCGGCGAGCCGGTGCGGCTGTCACTCAATCTTTCTCCCCAATACCTTGATCGCGGAGACTTCTTTGACAAGCTCAAGAATGCGCTGACCCTGCACCATATCAACGCGTCCCAGATTGAGGTCGAAGTGACCGAAAACATTTGTATCCACAATCCGCAGACGGCCATTGAACAACTCAACAAGCTCTGTCAACTCGGGGTCAGCGTGGCCATCGACGACTTCGGAACCGGCTATTCCTCCTTATCCTATTTACATCGATTCCCGATTCATACCATCAAGATCGATCGTTCGTTTGTGATGAAAATTCAGAACGACAATTCGCAATGTCCGGTGGTGCTCGCCATCATCTCGATCGCGAAAGGCTTGAGTCTGAACCTGGTCGCGGAGGGTGTTGAGACCCAGGTTCAGGAACGCTATCTGGAGCGTTCCGGCTGTAACACGATGCAGGGCTACCTGTATCACAAGCCCTTGTCGCAGAAGAAAATGCTTGCATTGCTGCGCGTGGCCTGA
- a CDS encoding SDR family oxidoreductase translates to MITDFKNKTAVLTGAGSGFGLECARIGARLGMNLVLADVQQDALDRASAEMQALGAPVLAFQLDVAQAAQVEALGRAVQARFGAPHLVFNNAGVGAGGLIWENSAADWEWVLGVNLMGVAHGLRVFTPLMLDAAKKDPAYRGHIVNTASMAGLLNAPNMGIYNASKHAVVSMSETLYQDLALVTDQISASVLCPFFVPTGISQSHRNRPVDAATVKPTRSQLIGQAMSDKAVGSGKVSAADVAQKVFDAVATRQFYIYSHPKALASVQTRLEDIMLGRNPTDPFALKPELGLELKQALRA, encoded by the coding sequence GTGATCACTGATTTCAAAAACAAGACCGCCGTTCTCACCGGCGCGGGTTCCGGCTTTGGTCTGGAATGCGCCCGCATTGGCGCCCGGCTGGGCATGAACCTGGTGCTGGCCGATGTGCAGCAAGACGCCCTTGACCGAGCCAGCGCCGAGATGCAGGCACTGGGCGCGCCGGTGCTGGCATTTCAGCTTGACGTTGCCCAAGCAGCCCAAGTCGAAGCCTTGGGCCGGGCGGTGCAAGCGCGTTTTGGCGCGCCGCATCTGGTCTTTAACAACGCCGGCGTCGGCGCCGGTGGGCTGATCTGGGAGAACAGCGCGGCCGACTGGGAATGGGTGCTGGGCGTCAACCTGATGGGCGTCGCCCACGGCTTGCGCGTGTTCACGCCGTTGATGCTGGACGCCGCCAAAAAAGACCCGGCCTACCGCGGCCATATCGTCAACACCGCCAGCATGGCCGGTTTGCTCAATGCACCCAATATGGGCATCTACAACGCCAGCAAGCACGCGGTGGTGAGCATGAGCGAGACGCTGTACCAGGACCTGGCCTTGGTCACGGATCAGATCAGCGCCTCGGTGTTGTGCCCGTTTTTTGTGCCGACCGGCATCAGCCAGAGCCATCGCAACCGCCCGGTGGACGCAGCCACCGTCAAACCGACGCGCAGCCAGCTGATCGGGCAGGCCATGAGCGACAAGGCGGTGGGCTCGGGCAAGGTCAGTGCTGCCGATGTGGCGCAAAAAGTGTTCGACGCCGTGGCCACCCGGCAGTTCTACATCTACAGCCACCCCAAAGCGCTGGCCTCGGTGCAGACCCGGCTGGAAGACATCATGCTGGGGCGCAACCCCACCGATCCCTTTGCGCTCAAGCCGGAACTGGGGCTGGAATTGAAGCAAGCCTTGCGGGCGTAG
- a CDS encoding GNAT family N-acetyltransferase: MSQQVALHWQWSTFANLSVTELYALLRLRSAVFVVEQNCVFQDLDGADAQAMHLLGFAAQSSAGSVAQPQQALLAYARCFPPGVKFAEASIGRVLTAPGVRGLGLGHALMDRAVTAVCTQWGAQPIRIGAQAQLAGFYAGHGFVDQGRPYIEDGIAHLEMLRTP; encoded by the coding sequence ATGAGCCAGCAGGTCGCGCTGCACTGGCAATGGTCGACCTTTGCCAACCTGAGCGTCACCGAGTTGTATGCGCTGCTGCGCTTGCGCAGCGCGGTGTTCGTGGTGGAACAAAATTGTGTCTTTCAGGACCTGGACGGGGCTGACGCCCAAGCCATGCACTTGCTCGGCTTTGCGGCCCAGTCCAGCGCCGGGTCCGTTGCCCAGCCGCAGCAGGCGCTGCTGGCCTATGCGCGCTGCTTTCCCCCGGGTGTCAAGTTTGCCGAGGCCAGCATTGGCCGGGTGCTGACGGCACCGGGCGTTCGCGGGCTCGGGCTTGGGCACGCGCTGATGGACCGGGCTGTCACGGCGGTCTGCACGCAGTGGGGCGCGCAGCCGATCCGCATTGGCGCCCAGGCGCAGCTGGCCGGTTTTTACGCTGGCCATGGTTTTGTCGACCAGGGCCGGCCTTATATCGAAGACGGCATTGCGCATCTGGAAATGCTGCGAACGCCTTGA
- a CDS encoding glutathione S-transferase family protein, producing the protein MTDIILHHYPTSPFSEKIRLVLGYKQLAWKSVVIPSIMPKPDVLALTGGYRKTPFLQIGSDVYCDSALICDVLEHLQAEPSLYPAQHKGLARVLAQWADSTLFWAAMAYNLQPKGAAALFEGVPPEAAKAFGADRAAMSAGMTRLRPGDASAAYKSYLRRIANMLHGQDFLLGDAPCVADFAAYHPLWFTRQVVPVMAGILDATPFVLAWMDRMAALGHGRMEKYSAAESIALCSASTGATAIKDSTFEDEHGIPLGSRVTVAAESFGTDVTEGELIAATRTHYSLRRVDARAGTVQVHFPRIGYVLKAVLPT; encoded by the coding sequence ATGACAGACATCATTCTTCACCACTATCCCACCTCGCCGTTTTCAGAAAAAATCCGGCTCGTGCTGGGCTACAAACAACTGGCCTGGAAGTCGGTCGTCATCCCGTCCATCATGCCCAAACCGGACGTGCTGGCGCTCACCGGCGGTTACCGCAAGACGCCGTTTTTGCAGATCGGCTCGGACGTCTACTGCGACAGCGCGCTGATCTGTGACGTGCTCGAACACCTGCAAGCCGAGCCAAGCCTGTACCCGGCGCAGCACAAGGGGCTGGCGCGCGTGCTGGCGCAATGGGCCGACAGCACCCTGTTCTGGGCGGCGATGGCTTACAACCTGCAACCCAAAGGGGCGGCGGCTCTGTTTGAGGGCGTGCCGCCCGAGGCGGCCAAGGCCTTTGGCGCGGACCGGGCTGCGATGAGCGCGGGCATGACCCGCCTGCGCCCGGGTGACGCCAGCGCCGCCTACAAGTCCTACTTGCGGCGCATCGCGAACATGCTCCATGGCCAGGATTTTTTGCTCGGCGACGCGCCTTGCGTGGCCGACTTTGCCGCCTACCATCCCTTGTGGTTCACGCGCCAGGTGGTGCCGGTGATGGCGGGCATTCTGGACGCCACCCCCTTTGTTCTGGCCTGGATGGACCGAATGGCAGCGCTTGGACACGGCCGCATGGAAAAGTATTCTGCTGCAGAATCAATAGCGTTATGTTCAGCATCGACGGGGGCTACAGCAATAAAAGACTCCACATTTGAGGATGAACACGGCATTCCTCTGGGCAGCCGTGTCACGGTGGCGGCGGAAAGCTTTGGCACCGATGTCACCGAGGGCGAGCTGATTGCCGCCACCCGCACCCACTACAGCCTGCGCCGGGTTGATGCACGCGCGGGCACGGTGCAGGTGCACTTTCCACGCATCGGCTACGTGCTCAAGGCGGTGTTGCCCACATGA
- a CDS encoding NADP-dependent oxidoreductase codes for MPTNQQIHLVSRPSGEALASNFKLIVSETPALQDGQVLVRHHFLSLDPYMRGRMNDAKSYTAPQALNEVMGGGTVGEVVESRNPKFAVGDKVVGMGGWQQYSVVDANQLGALRKVDTTLIPLSAYLGAVGMPGVTAWYGLVKIIEPKAGETMVVSAATGAVGSAFAALSKARGCRTVGIAGGPEKCRYAVDELGFDVCIDYKLHHDAASLSKALKDACPDGVDGYFENVGGMVLDAVLLCMNAFGRIAVCGMIAGYDGAPLPLSHPALILTNRLKVQGFIVSEHMEVWPEALKELGTLVATGKLKPRESIAQGLEAAPEAFLGLLKGKNFGKQLVKLA; via the coding sequence ATGCCAACGAACCAGCAAATCCATCTCGTCAGCCGCCCCAGCGGCGAGGCGCTTGCCAGCAACTTCAAGCTGATCGTCAGTGAGACCCCCGCGCTGCAGGACGGCCAGGTGCTGGTGAGGCATCACTTCCTGAGTCTGGACCCCTACATGCGAGGCCGCATGAACGATGCGAAAAGCTACACCGCGCCGCAAGCCTTGAATGAAGTGATGGGCGGCGGCACGGTGGGCGAGGTGGTGGAATCCAGAAACCCGAAATTTGCCGTTGGCGACAAGGTGGTGGGCATGGGCGGCTGGCAGCAGTACAGCGTGGTCGACGCCAACCAGTTGGGCGCGCTGCGCAAGGTCGATACCACCCTCATTCCGCTGAGCGCCTACCTTGGCGCGGTCGGCATGCCGGGCGTCACGGCCTGGTATGGCCTGGTCAAAATTATCGAGCCGAAAGCGGGCGAAACCATGGTGGTGAGCGCCGCCACGGGCGCCGTGGGCAGTGCGTTTGCGGCCTTGAGCAAAGCGCGTGGCTGCCGCACCGTCGGTATTGCCGGCGGCCCCGAAAAATGCAGGTACGCCGTGGATGAACTGGGCTTTGACGTTTGCATCGATTACAAACTGCACCACGATGCGGCCTCGCTGTCCAAAGCCCTCAAGGACGCCTGCCCGGATGGTGTGGATGGCTATTTCGAAAACGTCGGCGGCATGGTGCTCGACGCCGTGCTGCTGTGCATGAACGCCTTTGGCCGTATCGCGGTCTGCGGCATGATTGCCGGCTACGACGGCGCGCCACTGCCTTTGAGCCATCCGGCACTGATTCTGACCAACCGGCTCAAGGTGCAAGGCTTCATCGTCAGCGAACACATGGAGGTGTGGCCCGAGGCGCTCAAAGAGCTGGGCACGCTGGTGGCCACCGGCAAGCTCAAACCCAGAGAGTCGATTGCGCAAGGCCTGGAAGCGGCTCCCGAGGCGTTTTTGGGCTTGCTCAAAGGCAAAAATTTTGGCAAGCAACTGGTCAAATTAGCCTGA
- a CDS encoding PaaI family thioesterase: MNFGVAIPFVELLGFELRLYEGGLSELRYTPRPEHLNSFNVTHGGALMTLLDVTMAVAARSVQQDMGAVTIEMKTSFMQPAVGALTAKGHLMHRTATMAFTEGTVFDEQGRACAHATGTFKFVRRLPTGPKSAHGLNAPAGVIATD, encoded by the coding sequence ATGAACTTCGGCGTTGCCATTCCCTTTGTCGAGCTGCTGGGTTTTGAGCTGCGGCTGTATGAGGGCGGCTTGTCCGAGCTGCGCTACACGCCGCGTCCGGAGCATCTGAATTCGTTCAACGTCACCCACGGCGGCGCCTTGATGACCTTGCTGGATGTGACCATGGCGGTGGCGGCGCGCAGCGTGCAGCAGGACATGGGCGCCGTCACCATCGAGATGAAAACCAGCTTCATGCAACCGGCGGTTGGGGCGCTCACTGCCAAAGGCCACTTGATGCACCGCACCGCCACCATGGCCTTCACCGAAGGCACGGTGTTTGACGAACAGGGCCGGGCGTGCGCTCATGCCACTGGCACGTTCAAATTTGTGCGCCGCCTGCCCACCGGGCCGAAGAGCGCGCATGGCTTGAACGCGCCGGCCGGCGTCATTGCCACCGATTGA
- a CDS encoding SDR family oxidoreductase: MTRTIHQLFDIKGKTALVTGGSRGLGLQMAHALGEAGARIMLSARKADELEQATAELQAAGIDARWIAADCAKEADIHRLADETLQRMGDVDILVNNAGAAWGAPAEDHPIEAWDKVMNLNVRGYFILSQVIAKKSMIARRSGRIINVASIAGLGGNPPEMTTIAYNTSKGAVINFTRALAAEWGKYNINVNAICPGFFPSKMTAGTLAALGEEKLAAGAPLRRLGDDEDLKGLCVLFASDAGKHITGQWLAVDGGVSVLIGG, encoded by the coding sequence ATGACCCGTACCATCCATCAACTTTTCGACATCAAAGGCAAGACCGCCCTGGTCACTGGCGGCTCCCGCGGTTTGGGGCTGCAAATGGCGCATGCGCTGGGCGAGGCCGGTGCGCGCATCATGCTCAGCGCGCGCAAGGCCGATGAGCTGGAGCAGGCCACCGCCGAGTTGCAGGCTGCGGGCATTGACGCCCGCTGGATCGCGGCCGATTGCGCCAAAGAGGCCGATATTCACCGTTTGGCGGACGAGACGCTGCAGCGCATGGGCGATGTGGACATTTTGGTCAACAACGCGGGCGCGGCGTGGGGCGCACCTGCCGAAGATCATCCGATTGAGGCCTGGGACAAGGTGATGAACCTCAACGTACGCGGTTACTTTATCTTGAGCCAGGTGATCGCCAAAAAGAGCATGATTGCGCGCCGCTCGGGACGCATCATCAACGTGGCCTCGATCGCCGGGCTGGGCGGCAATCCGCCCGAGATGACCACCATTGCCTACAACACCTCCAAGGGGGCCGTGATCAACTTCACCCGCGCGCTGGCGGCCGAATGGGGCAAATACAACATCAACGTCAACGCCATCTGCCCTGGGTTTTTCCCGAGCAAGATGACCGCCGGTACGCTGGCTGCCCTGGGTGAGGAAAAACTGGCGGCCGGTGCGCCTTTGAGACGCCTGGGCGACGATGAAGACCTGAAAGGCTTGTGTGTGCTGTTTGCCAGCGATGCGGGCAAGCACATCACCGGCCAGTGGCTGGCGGTGGACGGCGGCGTCAGCGTGCTCATCGGCGGCTAG
- a CDS encoding ABC transporter substrate-binding protein, whose protein sequence is MTPFKNLPSHGRSGTPRRLFLGLMAAVALLPAASMAQGQKVFRVGVTQIVSHAALDADEKGFEVGLASAGFKEGVNVMYLRRNAQGDLAAADTIAREFASERVDLIHAIATPTAQAVMRTGTRIPVVFSSVTDPVLADIVPSNSAAGQKTGTHVTGVSDLWPVRLQFETYARAVPRAKTWGTIYNPKENNSLSHIQVMRETAQNLGLTLVEATVDSSEEVGSAAAWLAGKVQAITVTSDNTTMANLEAIARVCDQHKIALFAGDIDSVARGAVMAYGPDYFLVGYSAGRKAALVLKGIRPGDVPWGPVEIFSLVINTRAARAQGVTIPPELIARADKVLN, encoded by the coding sequence ATGACCCCCTTCAAAAATCTGCCAAGCCATGGCCGCTCCGGAACGCCACGCCGACTGTTTCTTGGGCTGATGGCTGCCGTTGCACTGCTTCCGGCCGCCTCCATGGCGCAGGGACAAAAAGTTTTTCGCGTTGGCGTAACCCAAATCGTGTCGCATGCCGCGCTGGATGCCGACGAAAAAGGCTTCGAAGTGGGCCTGGCCAGTGCCGGTTTCAAGGAAGGGGTGAACGTGATGTACCTCCGCCGCAACGCCCAGGGCGATCTGGCCGCCGCCGACACCATTGCCCGCGAATTTGCGTCCGAGAGAGTGGACCTGATCCACGCCATTGCCACACCCACGGCCCAGGCGGTGATGCGCACTGGCACCCGCATTCCGGTGGTCTTTTCGTCTGTGACGGACCCGGTGCTGGCAGACATCGTGCCCAGCAACAGTGCAGCGGGCCAAAAAACCGGTACACACGTCACTGGCGTGAGTGACCTGTGGCCGGTGCGGCTGCAGTTCGAGACCTATGCGCGGGCTGTTCCGCGGGCAAAAACCTGGGGCACCATCTACAACCCCAAAGAAAACAATTCGCTGTCTCACATCCAGGTCATGAGAGAGACCGCCCAAAATCTGGGTCTCACCCTGGTGGAAGCGACCGTGGACAGCAGCGAGGAAGTCGGGTCGGCGGCGGCCTGGCTGGCTGGCAAGGTTCAGGCCATCACGGTCACCTCGGACAACACCACGATGGCCAACCTGGAAGCCATTGCCCGTGTGTGCGATCAGCACAAGATTGCCCTTTTTGCAGGCGACATCGACAGCGTGGCGCGCGGCGCCGTCATGGCCTATGGCCCCGACTATTTTCTGGTCGGCTACTCGGCCGGAAGAAAGGCGGCTCTGGTCCTCAAAGGCATCAGGCCCGGCGACGTGCCATGGGGTCCGGTGGAAATATTCAGCCTGGTCATCAACACCCGCGCGGCCAGGGCCCAGGGTGTCACGATACCGCCCGAGTTAATAGCCAGGGCTGACAAAGTCCTCAACTGA